Proteins found in one Microtus pennsylvanicus isolate mMicPen1 chromosome 14, mMicPen1.hap1, whole genome shotgun sequence genomic segment:
- the Pole2 gene encoding DNA polymerase epsilon subunit 2 isoform X1 — translation MAPERLRSRAVSAFKLRGLLLRGEATKYLTEALQSVTELELEETLEKIIDAVEKQPLSSDMIERSVVEAAVQECRQSVDETIEHIFNIIGAFDIPHFVYSSERKKFLPLSMTNHAAPTLFGTARDKAELYRERYTILHQRTHRHELFTPPVIGSHPEESGSKFQLKTIETLLGSTSKVGDVIVLGMITQLKEGKFFLEDPTGTVQLDLSKAQFHSGLYTEACFVLAEGWFEDQVFHVNAFGFPPTEPSSTTRAYYGNINFFGGPSNASVKTSAKLRQLEEENKDAMFVFVSDVWLDQVQVLEKLHVMFSGYSPAPPTCFILCGNFSSVPYGKNQVQALKDSLKSLADIICEYPSIHQSSRFVFVPGPEDPGFGSILPRPPLAESITKEFRERVPFSVFTTNPCRIQYCTQEIIIFREDLVNKMCRNCVRFPSSNLDIPTHFVKTVLSQGHLTPLPIYVCPVYWAYDYTLRVYPVPDLLVIADKYDPFTVTNTECLCMNPGSFPRSGFSFKVFYPSSKTVEDSKLQGF, via the exons ATGGCGCCGGAGCGGCTGCGGAGCCGCGCGGTCTCAGCTTTTAAGCTGCGCGGCTTGCTGCTGAGAGG gGAAGCCACCAAGTATCTCACTGAAGCCCTTCAGTCTGTCACCGAGCTAGAGCTTGAAGAGACCCTAGAAAAGATCATCGATGCAGTTGAAAAGCAGCCCT TGTCATCAGACATGATCGAGCGGTCCGTGGTGGAAGCGGCCGTCCAGGAGTGCCGGCAGTCGGTCGATGAGACTAT AGAGcatattttcaatattattgGAGCTTTTGATATTCCGCATTTTGTGTAcagttcagaaagaaaaaaatttctccc TCTATCAATGACAAATCACGCTGCACCAACCTTATTTGGAACAGCACGAGATAAAGCTGAGCTGTATCGTGAACGGTATACTATCTTACACCAG aggacacacagacatgaattATTCACTCCTCCGGTGATAGGCTCACACCCCGAGGAAAGCGGAAGCAAATTCCAG cttAAAACAATAGAAACTCTACTGGGCAGTACAAGCAAAGTCGGCGACGTGATTGTCCTTGGAATGATAACCCAGCTGAAAGAG GGGAAGTTTTTCCTGGAAGATCCTACTGGGACAGTACAGCTGGATCTTAGTAAAGCG CAGTTCCACAGTGGCTTATACACGGAGGCGTGCTTTGTCCTGGCTGAAG gTTGGTTTGAAGATCAAGTGTTTCATGTCAATGCCTTTGGATTTCCACCCACCGAGCCCTCTAGCACCACAAG GGCGTACTatggaaatattaatttttttggaGGGCCCTCTAATGCGTCAGTGAAGACTTCTGCCAAGCTGAGACAACTGGAGGAGGAGAACAAGGACgccatgtttgtgtttgtgtctgatgTTTGGTTGGACCAAGTACAGGTGTTGGAGAAGCTTCACGTCATGTTCTCAG GTTATTCACCGGCACCTCCAACCTGCTTCATTCTGTGCGGTAACTTTTCATCTGTACCCTATGGAAAAAATCAAGTTCAGGCTTTGAAAG ACTCCCTAAAGTCTTTGGCAGACATAATATGTGAATACCCAAGTATCCACCAAAG TAGCCGCTTTGTGTTTGTTCCTGGTCCTGAGGACCCTGGATTTGGTTCCATCTTACCAAG GCCTCCGCTTGCCGAGAGTATCACGAAGGAGTTCAGGGAAAGGGTGCCGTTTTCCGTGTTCACTACTAACCCGTGCAG AATTCAGTATTGTACACAAGAAATTATTATCTTCCGTGAAGACTTAGTAAATAAAATGTGTAGAAACTGTGTCCGTTTTCCTAGTAGCAATTTGGATATTCCTACTCAT TTTGTCAAGACAGTCTTATCTCAGGGACATCTGACTCCTCTGCCCATCTATGTCTGCCCCGTCTACTGGGCATATGACTACACTCTGAGAGTGTACCCTGTGCCCGACCTGCTGGTCATCGCAGACAAGTATGACCCGTTCACTGTGACCAACACGGAGTGCCTCTGCATGAACCCT GGCTCTTTTCCAAGAAGTGGATTTTCATTCAAAGTTTTTTACCCTTCCAGTAAGACCGTGGAAGACAG cAAACTTCAGGGCTTTTGA
- the Pole2 gene encoding DNA polymerase epsilon subunit 2 isoform X2 — protein MIERSVVEAAVQECRQSVDETIEHIFNIIGAFDIPHFVYSSERKKFLPLSMTNHAAPTLFGTARDKAELYRERYTILHQRTHRHELFTPPVIGSHPEESGSKFQLKTIETLLGSTSKVGDVIVLGMITQLKEGKFFLEDPTGTVQLDLSKAQFHSGLYTEACFVLAEGWFEDQVFHVNAFGFPPTEPSSTTRAYYGNINFFGGPSNASVKTSAKLRQLEEENKDAMFVFVSDVWLDQVQVLEKLHVMFSGYSPAPPTCFILCGNFSSVPYGKNQVQALKDSLKSLADIICEYPSIHQSSRFVFVPGPEDPGFGSILPRPPLAESITKEFRERVPFSVFTTNPCRIQYCTQEIIIFREDLVNKMCRNCVRFPSSNLDIPTHFVKTVLSQGHLTPLPIYVCPVYWAYDYTLRVYPVPDLLVIADKYDPFTVTNTECLCMNPGSFPRSGFSFKVFYPSSKTVEDSKLQGF, from the exons ATGATCGAGCGGTCCGTGGTGGAAGCGGCCGTCCAGGAGTGCCGGCAGTCGGTCGATGAGACTAT AGAGcatattttcaatattattgGAGCTTTTGATATTCCGCATTTTGTGTAcagttcagaaagaaaaaaatttctccc TCTATCAATGACAAATCACGCTGCACCAACCTTATTTGGAACAGCACGAGATAAAGCTGAGCTGTATCGTGAACGGTATACTATCTTACACCAG aggacacacagacatgaattATTCACTCCTCCGGTGATAGGCTCACACCCCGAGGAAAGCGGAAGCAAATTCCAG cttAAAACAATAGAAACTCTACTGGGCAGTACAAGCAAAGTCGGCGACGTGATTGTCCTTGGAATGATAACCCAGCTGAAAGAG GGGAAGTTTTTCCTGGAAGATCCTACTGGGACAGTACAGCTGGATCTTAGTAAAGCG CAGTTCCACAGTGGCTTATACACGGAGGCGTGCTTTGTCCTGGCTGAAG gTTGGTTTGAAGATCAAGTGTTTCATGTCAATGCCTTTGGATTTCCACCCACCGAGCCCTCTAGCACCACAAG GGCGTACTatggaaatattaatttttttggaGGGCCCTCTAATGCGTCAGTGAAGACTTCTGCCAAGCTGAGACAACTGGAGGAGGAGAACAAGGACgccatgtttgtgtttgtgtctgatgTTTGGTTGGACCAAGTACAGGTGTTGGAGAAGCTTCACGTCATGTTCTCAG GTTATTCACCGGCACCTCCAACCTGCTTCATTCTGTGCGGTAACTTTTCATCTGTACCCTATGGAAAAAATCAAGTTCAGGCTTTGAAAG ACTCCCTAAAGTCTTTGGCAGACATAATATGTGAATACCCAAGTATCCACCAAAG TAGCCGCTTTGTGTTTGTTCCTGGTCCTGAGGACCCTGGATTTGGTTCCATCTTACCAAG GCCTCCGCTTGCCGAGAGTATCACGAAGGAGTTCAGGGAAAGGGTGCCGTTTTCCGTGTTCACTACTAACCCGTGCAG AATTCAGTATTGTACACAAGAAATTATTATCTTCCGTGAAGACTTAGTAAATAAAATGTGTAGAAACTGTGTCCGTTTTCCTAGTAGCAATTTGGATATTCCTACTCAT TTTGTCAAGACAGTCTTATCTCAGGGACATCTGACTCCTCTGCCCATCTATGTCTGCCCCGTCTACTGGGCATATGACTACACTCTGAGAGTGTACCCTGTGCCCGACCTGCTGGTCATCGCAGACAAGTATGACCCGTTCACTGTGACCAACACGGAGTGCCTCTGCATGAACCCT GGCTCTTTTCCAAGAAGTGGATTTTCATTCAAAGTTTTTTACCCTTCCAGTAAGACCGTGGAAGACAG cAAACTTCAGGGCTTTTGA